From the genome of Adhaeribacter pallidiroseus:
TTCTTATTTGTATTAAAAAATACAAGCAACTTTATATATAATATTACATATTTACCATAAATTTTTAAAGACTAGTAATAAATACCTAAGTTTAGGTATTGTGCCCAGAGGCAAGACCCTGTACCTTTAACTGATTTATGTAGCGGTGCTGCAAATTCTATAACTCCATCGGGTAGTTTTTGCCAGTAAACGCTTTTGCGTATTTACCTATTCAACCAATTTAATTAATGAAAAATTTTTCTACTCCTGTGTTCCGGCTTTTAACAACCCTGCCGGAGACGAACCCTTGGTGGTGCCGTTTAAGCACTACCTTCTGTTTTTGCCTTGGCCTCTCGGCCGCTACTTCGGCGCAGAACCAACTCTGGGATAAATACCTGAATAGCGGTTATAACGGCAAAACCATCGTACTCCCTACCACCGATGGCGGTTATATTGTGGGCGGCTCTTCTTCCAGTGGCATCAGTAAAGATAAAAGCCAGGCCAGCCGGGGTGGCAGCGACTACTGGATCATTAAACTGGATGCTGATCGCAATAAAGTTTGGGATAAAACTTTGGGGGGTACTGGCACGGAACAATTAACTGCCTTGCAACTTACCCAAGATGGTGGCTACATTCTGGGCGGTTTCTCCGATTCAAATAAAGGCGGCGATAAAACGCAAGTCAGTAAAGGAAAATCGGATTACTGGGTTGTAAAAATTACCGGCACAGGCGCGAAAGTATGGGACCAAACCCTGGGGGGCATAGAAGAAGACAGATTAGGGGCTCTGCAACAAACCCAAGATGGCGGTTTTATTCTGGGCGGCTCTTCTATTTCAGATAAAAGCGGGGATAAAACGCAGGAAAATTGGGGCGGCTTAAACCCGGATGGTGTGCCTTACAATGATTACTGGGTCGTAAAGCTCAACGCCAGCGGTGCTACAGTGTGGGATAAAACTTTGGGCGGCACTAGTACCGATAACTTCTCAGACTTGCAGCAAACGCAAGATGGGGGTTATATCCTAGGAGGAACTTCGTACTCCGGCATTAGCGGCGATAAAACAGAAGTTAGCCGGGATCTCCGGGGCGCAGATATTAAAGGGGATTACTGGGTTATAAAACTCGAAAGTGATGGCACTAAAGCCTGGGACAAAACAATTGGTGGTACCTATGGAGACCGGTTATTTGTTGTGCGGCAAACAAAAGATGGTGGCTACATTCTGGGCGGCACTTCTAATTCCTACACATCTGGTGATAAAACAGAATCTTTCCTAGGAGAGTATGATGGCTGGGATAATGGTGATTACTGGGTAGTAAAACTAGACGCCACGGGTAAAAAGATCTGGGATAAAACCCACGGGGGATCCGAGAACGAGGATCTAAACTCCCTGGAGCAAACCCAGGATGGCGGCTATATTCTGGCGGGTGAAACGAATGCATCGGGGGAAATCTTAAAATTAACGCCGAACGGCGATAAAGTATGGAATACGGGCCCCGATCTAAACGGAAATGATTACGAAAAACGATTAACCTCCATTGTGCAAACCAGCGATGGCGGTTATCTGGCCGGAGGAGAAGATACTTTCGAAGGAGGCGTTTATATCCTCAAGCTAGCCCAGAACAAAGCTCAAACGATCACCTTCACGCCTATTCCTACTAAATTATACGGCGTAACTCCTTTCACGGTATCGGCTAAGGCCAGCTCCGGTTTGCCCGTAACCTATGAAGTGCTATCCGGCTCGGTGGAACTCAAGGGTACTACCCTTACCCCCACCGGAGTGGGCACCGTAACCATAATAGCCTACCAGGCCGGTAACGAAACGTATGCACCTACCCAAGCGAAATACACTTTTAACCTTGTTTATCCATCTCAGGTAACTACTAATAAAGTAATTGGAGGTAGTGCCGAAGACAAGTTAGCGGTAATGCAAAAAACCAAGGATGGGGGCTATATTCTGGGCGGCTCTTCTAAATCCGGCGTTAGCGGCGATAAAACGCAAGCTAGTAAAGGAGAATTGGATTTTTGGATAGTTAAACTGAAGGCGGATGGCCGTATCGAGTGGAACAAGACGCTGGGTGGTAGTAAAAGCGATCAGTTAAAGGCGCTCCAACAAACCCAGGATGGCGGTTACATTCTCGGCGGCACTTCTTCTTCCAGTATCAGCGGCGATAAAAGCCAGGCTGGCAAAGGACAGGCGGATTACTGGGTTATTAAGTTAAACGCTGATGGCAGCAAAGCCTGGGATAAAACCTGGGGTGGTACCAGCCAAGATAGTTTATCGGCGCTGCAACAAACAAAGGATGGCGGTTATATCCTAGGTGGGTACTCCTACTCCAATAAAAGTGCCGATAAAGCGGTAGATAGTAAAGGAGCTGCTGACTTCTGGGTAGTAAAACTAAGCGCTACTGGCGCCAAGGAATGGGATAAAACTTTTGGCGGCAGCGGCCTTGATATCTTAACCTCGCTCCAGCAAACCAAGGACAACGGGTATATTTTGGGTGGTGCTTCCGCTTCCAACATCAGTGGCGATAAAACCCAGGTCAGTCGAGGGGGTTTGGATTATTGGATAGTAAAGCTCCAGGCCGATGGTAGTAAAGAATGGGACAGAACTGCGGGTGGCGATCAAAAGGATTATTTAACCGTGGTGCGTCAAACTGCCGATAATAATTATATTCTAGCCGGTAGCTCTAATTCTTCGGACATAGGCGGCGATAAGTCACAACCATCCAAGGGGAAAACAGATTATTGGATCGTAAAGGTAGATTCTTACGGAATAGACTGGAACAGCACCTACGGGGGTAACGAAGATGATTATTTAACTTCCATTCAGGAGCTAGACAATCAAAAATTTTTACTTGGCGGCTATTCCGCTTCCGGTGTTTCGGGTGATAAAACGGAACCCAATAGAGGCAATGCCGCTGAATCCGGAACATTAACCGCTGATTACTGGGTAGTAAAAGTGGAAAAAAGAGAAGGAATTTCCGGCACTTATAAAGTATGGGATAAAACCATCGGCGGGAACGGTCAGGAGGAGTTAATAGCGGCGCTACCCACCAGCAACGGAAACTATGTTTTAGGCGGCAGTTCCAACTCTGGTGTTAGCGGGGATAAAACGCAAGCCTCCAAAGGGTTTAGAGACTACTGGATAGTAGACTTAAATTTAAACGAAATGCCTACCGTCCCTTATTGGAACATGCGCTACGGCGGATATTTACCGGATAACTTTACTACCTTAATTAAAACAGCCGATGGCGGGTACTTATCCGGAGGGTACACTACTTCCCGAAACAGTGGCGATGTAGAATACGCGGAAGGAGTAGCAAAACAGAACTATTGGATAATTAAGACGGACCGGAATGGCAAGAAAGAATGGGATAAACTTTACGGCGGGCTGAACGATGATTATCTGAATCAGGTCATCCAGACCCAAGATGGCGGTTACTTGTTAGCCGGTTCTTCTTTTTCGGGCAACAGCATTAACAAAGGCCAGGCCAGCCGCGGTGGCCGGGACTACTGGATCGTGAAGATAGGCGCGCAGGGTACCCGGCAATGGGACAAACGTTTTGGGGGCACGGGCAACGATGAGCTCAAGAAAGTGATTCAATTAACCACTGGCGAATACGTGCTGGCCGGTTACAGCAACTCCCCGGCCAGTGGCGACAAGAGCCAGGGTAGCCAGGGCGGCAACGATTACTGGTTGATCAAACTTACCAAAACCGGGATAAAGCTGTGGGATAAACGCTACGGCGGCAACCAGAATGATGAACTGGAAAGCATTACCCTCACCGCTACCAATGGATTTATTCTGGGCGGCACCTCTGCTTCCGGGATCGGCGGCGACAAAACGCAGGCCAGCCAAGGCAGCCAGGACTTTTGGTTAGTACGGGTAGATGCGGATGGCAACAAGATCTGGGATAAACGCTACGGTGGCACCGGGAACGAGGTGTTAACCACCGTAGGCTGGAACCGGGAATATAGCCCGCAAACCAATGTAGACGGCGATTATTACCTGGCTGGTTACAGTACTTCTGGCATTAGTGGCGATAAAAAGCAGGCTAGCCAAGGGGGAAAGGATTTCTGGTTTTTGCAAATCAAGAGCAACGGCATTTTGTACCGGGAAAAAAGTTACGGCGGTAGCGGCGACGAGGAACTGCGGTCCGTGCTTCAGACAGAGGAAGGTGATTATTTGCTGGCGGGTTCTTCTAACTCCGGCGTAAGCGGCGATAAAAGCCAGGTCAGCAAAGGCAACAGCGATTACTGGTTAGTGCGAATCAATGCCACCGGGGCTAAGCAGTACGACCAAGCATATGGGGGCAGCGACAAAGAAGAACTACGGGCCATGGTGCTGGCCGAAGATGGAGGCATTGTGCTGGGCGGTAGATCTGATTCCCCAATAAGCGGAGATCGCAGTCAGCCTAGCCAGGGCCGTACCGATTACTGGTTAATCAAGATAGTCTCGGAAAAAAGCGGAATGGTAGTTAGCCGGGTAGCCAACGAACCCGAGCTAGCGATCGAACAATCAAGCAACGTACAGTTACTTGTTTACCCGAATCCGTTTCAAGAGAAAGTAACTATTAGCTTTACGCTGCCCGAAACTCAGCCCGCAACGGTTAGAGTACTTGATAGTCAGGGTTGCGAAATTACTACCTTATTCCAAAAGGAAGCACAAGCCAAACAGGCCTACCAAGTAGAATGGCAGGCGGGTAAACAAGCAGCCGGTATGTACTTGCTGCAATTACAAACGCCTACGGGACAAATCACCAAAAAAATACTTCGGAGCAGGTAATTTTTTTAAATTTTTTCTTTTCTCAAGCCAGCCAGAACACTTCTGGCTGGCTTTTTTATTCGATCTTTTTCAAATTCTCCGCATATTTTGTTTGCTTAGCGCTTTAATTTCTACTGGCCAGCATTGCGGCGTCTTATTGTTACAAAACCAAACTATAGCCAACGCAGCAGAATAATTAATGCTTTGCCCATGCTGCGAATAGTTTTAGTCTGCCGGCGTTTTAAGAAAAATGTAACTAAGATTCTATCCTGGCTTTAATAAAAGAGGTTCAGGTTAATTGCTTTGTTAAAATTTCAAATTTTTGAGTAATAATACTTAGCTAAATCGTTGGAAAATACTTACATTAAGGGGAAATAAGCAGCGTATTTATTTCTTTTATTAACCCGGCATCTCTTTTGGGCACCAAAGTTCAGCGCTTTCGGTTAGCAGTTCCTTTCACAATAGTTGTTATTTCTTGTTTAATTTTAATGTCTTCGTCTATGCAAACAAGAGTATTCCACTTGCACCAAAAATTTTAAATTTTAGCTTCGACTACCCTTTTACCAGTGTTTCAGAATAAACTTTAGGAGCCGCCGCTGCGCAAATTATAGCGGGTGTAAGATCTTAGCTGATTTTGGCAATAATTTACCATTCATGCTAGCGCATCGAAAGGAAGAGCTTCTGTTTTAAACTTAATCAGGATAAAACAGAAGCCCCTGGAGACCTAAAGAAGAAAGTTCAAGATTTTTCACCTCCATAGCAAATAGCAAAGCTAAAGAGTATCAATGCCAAAAAAAGGATACTAGCTGTTTTTCAAAAATAGCTACCATTTATTAATTTATCATTTACTGGTTGCCAAATTGCTGCTTGCTTTATTCGCGTCATCACTTGTTTTCAGTACATCAATTAACTCCGCAACCGACCTAAATTTTAAAAAAAATAAGGCCAGAAGCGTCTCCACCCTCGCGGCAACCCGGTTATAGAACTGACTGGGTTCTGGTTCTCCTGCTTCGTTTATTGCTCTTTTCCTTAAAACTTTATTTTATGAAAACCGCTTTTATTAGTACCAGTAGGTGTTTTAAATTTCCCTATTTTACCTATTGGGTCCGGGCAATTTGGTTGGTATGCCTGCCCATCTCTTTTAATTCTTTTGCGCAAAATAAAATTTGGGATCAAACGTACGGGGGCCCACTAACGGACAAACTCTCCGCGATGGTAGCTACGCCGGATGGCGGCTTTCTATTGGGGGGATCTTCCCTGTCCAATAAAGGAGCCGATAAAACCGAAGATTGCCGGGATGGGAATAAAGCTTACATCAGCGAACCGGTGGGTGATTATTGGATTATTAAATTAGATGCCAACGGCCAAAAAGTATGGGATAAAACCTACGGCGGAGATAACACCGATAACCTGAAAACTGTAATAGCTACCTCGGACGGCGGCTATTTACTGGGTGGTTTTTCCTTGTCGGGTATCAGTGGCGACAAGAGTGAAAAAAACAGGGCCACTTTTGATCAAAATAAGCAAATTACGCCGGATTATTGGGTGGTAAAAATTGATGCTAACGGAGAAAAAATTTGGGATAAAACTTTCGGGGGCAAAAATAGTGATATTTTAACCTCCCAGGTAACAACTGCCGATGGGGGCTTTTTACTCGGTGGTTATTCTGATTCCGGAAAAGAAGGTGATAAAACGCAAGCAAATAAATGCAACCAAGATTACTGCGGCAGTGATTACTGGATAGTAAAGCTAAAAGCCGACGGCAGTAAAGAATGGGATAAAACTTTCGGCGGCGATTATAACGAAAGCCTGGCCACCGTACTAGTAACCAATGATGGGGGCTACCTGCTGGGGGGGTCTTCTGAATCCGGCAAAAGCGGGGATAAAAGTGTGGCACCAACCGGAAACTGGTTATTAAAGCTGGATGTTACCGGCAAAAAAATCTGGGATAAAGTGTACGGTACCGGTGGTCTGCGGGCAATGGCAACTACAACCCAGGGAGGATATTTGCTGGGCAATGCCGACTATAGAATTACCAAACTAAACGCCGCTGGCAGCAAAGAATGGGAAAAGAATTACCGCAGTAGCACCCAAGATATACTCGGAACGGTGCTTGTTAGCCCCGATGGCAGCTACTTATTAGGCGGCATATCCCTCCGGGGTAAAGGCGGACATAAAAGTGAAGAAAAAAAAGGCTACTGGGTAGTAAAGGTAAACAAAAACGGCGATAAGATATGGGAAAGAACTTTTGGCAGCGACGACTTTTCCTTTAACTGGCCCGCTACTTTCGATCTGGATGTAATAATCACCCCCGATAAAAATTTCCTGCTGGGTGGTACGGCCGCCTCGGGTATCCGCGGCGATAAAAGTGAAGCCAGCCGTGGTTCTAACGACTATTGGGTCGTAAAAGTAGGTAATACCGATAAGCAAGTTCAAAACATCACCTTCCCTACGCCACTCCTTACCAGAACACTGGGCGATGCGCCTGTTATTCTTAAAGCCCAAGCTAGTTCGGGGTTACCCGTTACTTTTTCGGTGATTTCGGGCCCGGCTACCCTTACTCAAAATTTACTCACTTTTACGGGAATAGGGAGAATTATCATACAAGCTTCCCAAACCGGTAATGCTATCTTTGCCCCGGCATCTGCGATAAACCAGGTTATCATCGTGGACCCACCTGGCCCGGTTACTAAACTTTGGGATAAGCGTATTGGCGGCAAACGCAACGATCAGCTAATAACCATGGTTGCCGCTCCCGATGGCGGCTATCTGCTGGCCGGCAACTCTAATTCAGATAAAGGGGGCGATAAAAGTAGTTCTAAAAATGGTTATTGGCTCGTGAAGATAGATCCGGATGGAAAAAAACTCTGGGACATTACTATAGCTGCCTTTGGCGATTTGGGCGACCGGTTCACAAGTCTGATAAGCACCACCGATGGCGGCTATTTATTAGGCAGCACTTCTTCTTTTGATTTTAGTGATCTGTACCGGGTAGTTAAAATCAGTAGTAGTGGTACAAAGCAATGGGAAAAAGCTATAGGAGGATTTAACGAAGCCGGGAACTCCCTGGATGCGTTATTGGCTACCCCGGATGGAGGCTATTTATTGGGTGGGTCCTCTAACGCCGACATTGGCGGGGATAAAAGTGAACCCAGCCGGGGAGAACAAGATTACTGGCTGGTAAAGCTGGATGCAAACGGCAATAAGCTGTGGGATAAAACTTTAGGCGGTACGCAAAGCGAAGAGCTCACCTCACTGGTGGCAACCCCCGATGGCGGCTATCTGGCAGGTGGTTATTCTGGCTCCGGTAAAAATGGCGATAAGAGTGAAAATAACAAAGGAATTCCGGATGTATATGGCTATTTATCGGTGGATTATTGGATAGTAAAAATAGATGCAACCGGTAAGAAACTGTGGGATAAAACCTGGGGGGGAGATAAGAATGATTTTTTAAAAAGTATGGTAGCCACCCCGGATGGAGGGTATTTAGTAGGTGGTTCTTCCTTTTCGGATAAGAGCGGCGACAAAAGCGAAATCAACCAGGGCCTACCGGATGCTAATGGCAGCTTAACCTCGGATTACTGGCTGGTAAAGATTGATGCCCAAGGCACCAAAATATGGGATGAAACCATAGGCGGATCTAACTACGATCATCTGGCAACAATCGCGGCTACACCGGACGGAGATTATCTGCTGGGAGGAACTTCTACTTCCGGGATCGAGAAAGATAAAAGTGGCGAGGTTCGGGGAATAGATCAGGTTTATGGAGACTATTGGATCGTGAAGATAGATAAAGATGGCAAGAAGGTTTGGGATAAGATCTTAGGAGGAGAAAAAGGCGATGAGCTCACAACCATGGTGGCTTCCCCAAATGGTACCGGTTACATACTAGGAGGAAGTTCCGCTTCGGATGCTAATGGTGACAAGACTGAACCTAACTGGGGTGTATACGATTTTTGGTTAGTAAAGCTAAAAGAAGACCAACCGCTTGCAGCATCCTGGAACAGGCGCTACGGTGGCAGTGGCAGCGATAACCTGACTTCTACCATTAAGACCCAAGATGGGGGTTACTTAAGTGGCGGTTACACCAACTCCGGGGTAAGTGGCGATAAAAGCCTAAACAGTCAGGGCCAGAACGACTACTGGATTGTCAAGAGTGATAAAAACGGCAAAAAACTCTGGGACAAACGTTATGGTGGTTCAGGTGACGATTA
Proteins encoded in this window:
- a CDS encoding T9SS type A sorting domain-containing protein: MKNFSTPVFRLLTTLPETNPWWCRLSTTFCFCLGLSAATSAQNQLWDKYLNSGYNGKTIVLPTTDGGYIVGGSSSSGISKDKSQASRGGSDYWIIKLDADRNKVWDKTLGGTGTEQLTALQLTQDGGYILGGFSDSNKGGDKTQVSKGKSDYWVVKITGTGAKVWDQTLGGIEEDRLGALQQTQDGGFILGGSSISDKSGDKTQENWGGLNPDGVPYNDYWVVKLNASGATVWDKTLGGTSTDNFSDLQQTQDGGYILGGTSYSGISGDKTEVSRDLRGADIKGDYWVIKLESDGTKAWDKTIGGTYGDRLFVVRQTKDGGYILGGTSNSYTSGDKTESFLGEYDGWDNGDYWVVKLDATGKKIWDKTHGGSENEDLNSLEQTQDGGYILAGETNASGEILKLTPNGDKVWNTGPDLNGNDYEKRLTSIVQTSDGGYLAGGEDTFEGGVYILKLAQNKAQTITFTPIPTKLYGVTPFTVSAKASSGLPVTYEVLSGSVELKGTTLTPTGVGTVTIIAYQAGNETYAPTQAKYTFNLVYPSQVTTNKVIGGSAEDKLAVMQKTKDGGYILGGSSKSGVSGDKTQASKGELDFWIVKLKADGRIEWNKTLGGSKSDQLKALQQTQDGGYILGGTSSSSISGDKSQAGKGQADYWVIKLNADGSKAWDKTWGGTSQDSLSALQQTKDGGYILGGYSYSNKSADKAVDSKGAADFWVVKLSATGAKEWDKTFGGSGLDILTSLQQTKDNGYILGGASASNISGDKTQVSRGGLDYWIVKLQADGSKEWDRTAGGDQKDYLTVVRQTADNNYILAGSSNSSDIGGDKSQPSKGKTDYWIVKVDSYGIDWNSTYGGNEDDYLTSIQELDNQKFLLGGYSASGVSGDKTEPNRGNAAESGTLTADYWVVKVEKREGISGTYKVWDKTIGGNGQEELIAALPTSNGNYVLGGSSNSGVSGDKTQASKGFRDYWIVDLNLNEMPTVPYWNMRYGGYLPDNFTTLIKTADGGYLSGGYTTSRNSGDVEYAEGVAKQNYWIIKTDRNGKKEWDKLYGGLNDDYLNQVIQTQDGGYLLAGSSFSGNSINKGQASRGGRDYWIVKIGAQGTRQWDKRFGGTGNDELKKVIQLTTGEYVLAGYSNSPASGDKSQGSQGGNDYWLIKLTKTGIKLWDKRYGGNQNDELESITLTATNGFILGGTSASGIGGDKTQASQGSQDFWLVRVDADGNKIWDKRYGGTGNEVLTTVGWNREYSPQTNVDGDYYLAGYSTSGISGDKKQASQGGKDFWFLQIKSNGILYREKSYGGSGDEELRSVLQTEEGDYLLAGSSNSGVSGDKSQVSKGNSDYWLVRINATGAKQYDQAYGGSDKEELRAMVLAEDGGIVLGGRSDSPISGDRSQPSQGRTDYWLIKIVSEKSGMVVSRVANEPELAIEQSSNVQLLVYPNPFQEKVTISFTLPETQPATVRVLDSQGCEITTLFQKEAQAKQAYQVEWQAGKQAAGMYLLQLQTPTGQITKKILRSR
- a CDS encoding T9SS type A sorting domain-containing protein, whose protein sequence is MKTAFISTSRCFKFPYFTYWVRAIWLVCLPISFNSFAQNKIWDQTYGGPLTDKLSAMVATPDGGFLLGGSSLSNKGADKTEDCRDGNKAYISEPVGDYWIIKLDANGQKVWDKTYGGDNTDNLKTVIATSDGGYLLGGFSLSGISGDKSEKNRATFDQNKQITPDYWVVKIDANGEKIWDKTFGGKNSDILTSQVTTADGGFLLGGYSDSGKEGDKTQANKCNQDYCGSDYWIVKLKADGSKEWDKTFGGDYNESLATVLVTNDGGYLLGGSSESGKSGDKSVAPTGNWLLKLDVTGKKIWDKVYGTGGLRAMATTTQGGYLLGNADYRITKLNAAGSKEWEKNYRSSTQDILGTVLVSPDGSYLLGGISLRGKGGHKSEEKKGYWVVKVNKNGDKIWERTFGSDDFSFNWPATFDLDVIITPDKNFLLGGTAASGIRGDKSEASRGSNDYWVVKVGNTDKQVQNITFPTPLLTRTLGDAPVILKAQASSGLPVTFSVISGPATLTQNLLTFTGIGRIIIQASQTGNAIFAPASAINQVIIVDPPGPVTKLWDKRIGGKRNDQLITMVAAPDGGYLLAGNSNSDKGGDKSSSKNGYWLVKIDPDGKKLWDITIAAFGDLGDRFTSLISTTDGGYLLGSTSSFDFSDLYRVVKISSSGTKQWEKAIGGFNEAGNSLDALLATPDGGYLLGGSSNADIGGDKSEPSRGEQDYWLVKLDANGNKLWDKTLGGTQSEELTSLVATPDGGYLAGGYSGSGKNGDKSENNKGIPDVYGYLSVDYWIVKIDATGKKLWDKTWGGDKNDFLKSMVATPDGGYLVGGSSFSDKSGDKSEINQGLPDANGSLTSDYWLVKIDAQGTKIWDETIGGSNYDHLATIAATPDGDYLLGGTSTSGIEKDKSGEVRGIDQVYGDYWIVKIDKDGKKVWDKILGGEKGDELTTMVASPNGTGYILGGSSASDANGDKTEPNWGVYDFWLVKLKEDQPLAASWNRRYGGSGSDNLTSTIKTQDGGYLSGGYTNSGVSGDKSLNSQGQNDYWIVKSDKNGKKLWDKRYGGSGDDYLHRVIQTADGGYLLAGSSFSNKSGDKSQASKGNRDYWLVKTDQLGNKEWDKTYGGSGKEELVKVIQLRTGEYVLGGHSNSPVSGDKSQASQGSSDYWILKISSTGTIIWDKRYGGSLAETLGSFVQTPDGGYLLGGSSLSGKTGDKTQSSQGASDYWVVKTDQQGKIVWEKTYGGSKADQVYSVAMNSAKNYFISGTSSSGKSGDKTQASQGGQDYWLVTLDENGNKLWDRTFGGSKDDELRASTITSKGHYILAGHSSSDASGDKTQDSQGDSDYWVVAVDEQGNKVQDLRYGGSEAEVLRTVTPTKDGGLLLAGRSASGVSGDRTQPSQGSTDYWLVKVAPTTNSLLATRQVTLAEEPVSKTEGFQFQAYPNPFREKVTISFMLSQTQFAQVKVSDSQGREITTLFKGRAQANQTYQVEWQGHNKVAGMYLVHLNTSARNVTAKILLSP